A genome region from Ooceraea biroi isolate clonal line C1 unplaced genomic scaffold, Obir_v5.4 UnassembledTig126, whole genome shotgun sequence includes the following:
- the LOC113563481 gene encoding uncharacterized protein LOC113563481, with protein MSPSQPASSSTVPSGLSGHVDASRAATSLSPDSPLSAHLRASPPRQHPPPRHPTREAGDAQVRSTTDSPAHRTQVLSEPTFNKCRPRPAAQSASTAPFASGRREPQSADFALKSPATNNRPRGCRTMHPPACPGTPRTRRDSGSGHVDPDHGDASPLRRHELPPDLQHSEGGEPAASPRTIATRPPPPTPNWGCPRGPEGLRRDPQRVTALRQALEEKILSPAGAVKVGLEDQARHYSTSMAGSSRPLAPSSSFSSAFFFPMERVTRRGFGSSSRGGAALPCPHQQASAPAPRPPTGPPVWEPERRPFAGEERPPSAAPLPGPPSPTPFAPHFSLPWRAEHRPRYPACGPPSCRDPCTEGTSGQRRIRAPDDPPRHTCSTGLGGPRDWGTSLARAPSPAP; from the exons ATGTCCCCGAGCCAGccggcctcctcctccaccgtgCCCTCCGGCCTCTCCGGCCACGTGGACGCGAGCAGGGCGGCGACCAGTCTGTCACCAGACAGCCCCTTGAGCGCCCATCTCCGCG CGTCTCCACCCCGACAACACCCTCCACCCCGACACCCGACGCGCGAGGCCGGAGATGCCCAGGTCAGATCGACCACGGACTCCCCCGCCCACCGCACGCAGGTGCTGTCCGAGCCCACGTTCAACAAATGCAGGCCCAGACCCGCCGCCCAGTCCGCCAGCACCGCGCCCTTCGCGTCCGGCCGCCGGGAACCCCAGAGCGCGGACTTCGCATTGAAGTCCCCGGCGACCAACAACAGGCCGCGGGGGTGCCGAACTATGCACCCCCCAGCCTGTCCAGGAACCCCTCGTACTCGGCGAGACTCAGGCTCGGGACACGTAGACCCCGACCACGGTGATGCCTCCCCACTGCGCCGCCACGAACTCCCCCCCGACCTCCAACACTCGGAGGGAGGGGAGCCCGCGGCGTCGCCGCGCACGATCGCGACGAGGCCCCCCCCGCCGACGCCCAACTGGGGCTGTCCGCGGGGGCCTGAAGGGCTCCGCCGCGATCCCCAACGCGTAACCGCGCTCCGCCAGGCTCTGGAGGAAAAGATCCTGAGCCCGGCGGGCGCGGTTAAGGTTGGCCTGGAGGACCAGGCCCGCCATTACTCCACGTCCATGGCGGGCTCCTCCAGGCCCCTCGCACCATCGTCGTCCTTTTCCTCCGCCTTCTTCTTCCCCATGGAGCGGGTCACCCGTCGGGGCTTCGGCTCCTCCTCCCGCGGAGGAGCCGCCCTCCCTTGTCCCCATCAGCAGGCGTCGGCGCCAGCGCCGCGCCCGCCGACGGGGCCGCCTGTCTGGGAGCCGGAGAGGCGACCCTTTGCGGGCGAGGAGCGGCCTCCGTCGGCCGCGCCCCTCCCTGGGCCGCCGTCTCCGACCCCCTTTGCACCCCACTTTTCCCTCCCTTGGAGGGCGGAGCACAGGCCGCGCTACCCAGCCTGTGGTCCGCCCTCCTGCCGAGACCCGTGCACAGAGGGCACTTCGGGTCAGCGGCGCATCCGCGCGCCCGATGACCCGCCGCGCCACACCTGTAGCACAGGTCTCGGCGGTCCTCGCGACTGGGGCACGTCGCTTGCACGTGCCCCTTCGCCAGCACCTTAA